The genomic window CCCAAGTAGCCTCAGTCAATGCTGGAGTAGGTGTAATTGGCTGGCTTAGAGCTAATAAACTTTAATGCCACCATTAATAGAAGACATCAATGCAACTTTATGCAAGTCAATGGTGCCAGGTATCGGATGCCGTTTTAAGGAGCGAATAGGGAGGTGATTGAAGAAATAAAAAGCCGCTGCAATAAAAGGGGCTTTCAGTTTTTAGTTCATGCAGACTGTCCCAGTCAGGTTTTTAGGTTTGGTTTTCAGCGAAGGTACTCATGGCCGGTGCTCGGACAGGCAGGTCCGAAGGTACATTGGCCGTTTTTGTACGAGCTCCCCCCCCCCCCCCAGCCAGACCTTCCAGCTCACTTTCAGACAGTGTTTGGCGTCCCACAGACAGTGTTTGGCGATGCTCTTTTAAGTCTTCTGTTGTAATCGAGAACCCAGCAGCCTTAGCAATAGCTACAACATCAGCACCTTCTGCCTTGAGCTGTTCCTGCAATGAGGTGTCT from Prochlorococcus marinus str. MIT 9313 includes these protein-coding regions:
- a CDS encoding Nif11-like leader peptide family natural product precursor encodes the protein MSEEQLKALIAKVQADTSLQEQLKAEGADVVAIAKAAGFSITTEDLKEHRQTLSVGRQTLSESELEGLAGGGGGARTKTANVPSDLPVRAPAMSTFAENQT